One Cannabis sativa cultivar Pink pepper isolate KNU-18-1 unplaced genomic scaffold, ASM2916894v1 Contig4, whole genome shotgun sequence DNA segment encodes these proteins:
- the LOC133033340 gene encoding uncharacterized protein LOC133033340 → MALYFSVSPFSSLKTLPILPQLSSGKAPRAKTTLTADQSRLHPNVETRSSDHSLLTGSSCACGRRVFINAAATSLLPICSAKASHYTDTLKKIHPPRPDWYEEFYASVLDTSMKSYEAEIAGYKSELFANLRGKAERVVEIGIGTGPNLRYYGGDKGVQVFGVDPNKKMEKYAKSSAIAAGLPVQNFKFIQAVGEALPLADASADAVVGTLVLCSVGDVNLTLKEVKRVLKPGGLYLFVEHVAAKEGSSLRFIQSILNPLQQTVADGCHLTRETGKHISEAGFSNLKLSLTFLSNASLINPHIYGIAYK, encoded by the exons ATGGCCCTTTATTTTTCTGTTTCACCATTTTCGTCGCTGAAAACATTACCTATCCTCCCTCAACTCTCGTCCGGTAAAGCCCCACGTGCCAAAACCACACTGACGGCCGATCAATCACGCCTCCACCCCAATGTCGAAACTCGGAGCTCCGACCACTCTTTGCTTACTGGTTCGTCCTGCGCCTGCGGAAGAAGGGTCTTCATTAACGCAGCTGCCACATCTTTGCTTCCCATTTGCTCCGCCAAAGCTTCCCATTACACA GATACGTTGAAAAAGATTCACCCTCCGAGGCCAGATTGGTATGAAGAATTCTATGCTTCAGTTCTGGATACGAGCATGAAATCTTATGAAGCTGAG ATTGCAGGTTACAAGTCTGAGCTGTTTGCTAATTTGAGAGGAAAGGCTGAAAGAGTGGTAGAGATTGGGATTGGGACGGGTCCAAATCTTAGGTACTATGGTGGAGATAAAGGTGTCCAAGTTTTTGGGGTGGATCCAAACAAAAAGATGGAGAAATATGCCAAGTCTTCTGCCATTGCTGCTGGTTTGCCGGTTCAGAATTTTAAGTTtatacaagca GTTGGCGAGGCTTTACCACTAGCCGATGCTTCTGCTGATGCCGTTGTTGGAACACTTGTATTATGCTCTGTTGGTGATGTTAACTTGACCTTAAAAG AGGTGAAGAGAGTTCTCAAGCCAGGTGGACTTTATCTCTTTGTGGAGCACGTAGCTGCAAAAG AAGGAAGCTCACTGAGATTCATACAGAGCATTCTTAACCCTTTGCAACAGACTGTTGCTGATGGGTGTCACCTGACAAGGGAAACTGGAAAGCACATATCAGAAGCTGGATTTTCAAATCTGAAGCTCAGCctcactttcttatctaatgccTCGCTCATAAACCCTCACATCTACGGAATAGCTTACAAGTAA